The genomic DNA TTCTGGATTTGGAAACAAAACCAAAGAGAGGATCATTTTTGTTAGTTAATCCTAGGTTACATGAGAATATAAACGAGGAATCTCTTTACCGTTCAATAAGAGGTGTGCAAATTTATCATCGAGGATTACTAATTGCTTTCTACTCAACCCCATCAGACCCATTAAAACAGAACACGATCCTATCCATTTAAAGTATATGGGGAGGAACCATTTCATGATCCCAACGGTTAACATGGTGCTTCATCATTGAAAAAATGTTTCAGCTTATGGCTATAACCCATTACCTGCACAATTCAGCACCTAGCAGAACAATACATGCgtatgtattttgtttttgttgtacGAGGACAAAAAAACTCAGAAAGCTGGATGTTTTACTCTAGATTACATCTTTATTGTATTGTCATGTGGACTAAACAAGAGTACACTCTGCACTCAAGCACCTACATTACTTCAGCTGTATAGAAACGACAGACGGCACATGTTCATTTCCAATTTCAGTTCAATTCTCATGTCatgaaaaattcaagtttttttaaggtttttcaCATAAAACAGTGCgctattttattataaaaagtcTCACCTCTTTTCACCACATAAACATTTAGCAGCTTGTAGAGCAAAATATGTAAGGATGATGTCAGCACCAGCCCGTCGGAGACACATTAGTGACTCCATCATAACCTTTTCTTCGTCAATCATCTTCAAAACCCCACCGGCCTTGATCATTGAGTACTCACCCGAAACCTGAACCATGAACAAAGAAAATTTGAGCACCACCCAACACGAGTCCATGAAACTAAGGAAAAATAACAAACTCAATGGGGAAAGGTGAGTTCCAGtataacaaaagcaaaaagaatagTAGGGGCAGTGGGTGCTAGTTACAAAACAAAGATACTTTGAGGACATCCACTAGAATCCCACATCTTTGCAAGCATAAGGTGAAAGAGTTTTCTTTTGCTAATCAATACTAATAATTGCAGATACCTGTATAACAAGTAACAAGGATGGGATCATGCCATGTACATGAAAGCTAAAACCTTTCTTTACGAGAAGAGTTATCAAGACAGTTCAAGATAATTATGATATTGTTTTTCTCGATCTTTATGTGTTTCTGCACCAATAGTTGGTTCATAATAGCTTGTCCTCAAAGTTAGAGCTACCAGATTTTCACTTCTAGTGCATAGGTGCAAACAATCATTTTCCATGACCATGCGGAATATAAGTTATTGAAAGTACCTAATTAAAGGTGAAAGCAGAAGTATCGCataattaaaaatgatattGGAAGTATGAAAGTTAATGAAGGTACCTGATATGCAGCAATTGGCAAAGAAGAGTTATCTCGGAGAAGTCTTATAATATCCAAATAAGGCAGCCCTGGCTTCACCTGTCACCCGAGTTATAACTAGCATACAGTGAACTTCTGCCTTACGTAAACATGTTCAAAGAtcaacaaaaagggaaaaaaagaaaaattacaaaccaAGAGGATATCAGCGCCTTCTGACTCGTCTTCATGGGTCTCAACCAGAGCCTCTCTATAATTGGCCGGATTCATCTGATAACTTTTGTTTCCAAATTAAATGCAAGACAGAGCATCAGAACATTAGATAACAAATTTAACATAAAACTTTTCTTTAATGAACTACATACGTTTTTTTGTCTCCAAAGCGCGGATTTGAGTCGAGTGCTTCCCTAAATGGACCATAAAAAGAACTTGCATATCTGTTACCAGCATGATAAAGATAGACATTACCGAAACAGCAACCAACACCAAAGTGGAAAAATTAACGCTATCCGACAAGTCAAAAGTTCTGATTATTACAATAATTGGTCAACCTAGAAACCAGGTGCAGACAAATCACAGTACAACcaccaaaaaacaaatcaaGACTAAAATGTAATAGCATAAAGAAGATATTCACTAGATGGGAGTTCGAGGGAGTGAGGTTGCCCCATTTTATTTAGATAGtgattgaaaaaggaaaaaaatgagaaatcaTTTAAGCAAATTACTTCGCTGTATAAGACATTATCGAGACATGCTGAAAGCCTTCAGCATCCAAAGCTTCTCGAATGGCTCCTATGCGTCCATCCATCATGTCACTTGGACTGACCACATCGGCTCCAGCTCGGGCCTATGTGTAGAAGTAACgaagccaaaaaaaacaaataaaaaataaaaactagtcAGGTAATAGTAGTGAAACACATAGCATAACAACATGTAGGTAAATATTAGAAACCCCTACAAGGTTGCTCTATAACCAGAACCTTGCCCCAAGATTCGTATGTAAAATGAATCACAGGCCATAGTATACTGGTGCAAGAACCTTGCCCCAAGATTCGTATGTAAAATGAATCACAGGCCATAGTATACTGGTACAAGTTCTTGCAGACTTAAAGCAGCTAAAAGACCTACAATCTTTCCCTACTTTGGAAGTCCAAGATAAAGCAGTTTTCAATCATTGTCAAGTGGAAAATCTCAGTTTACCCAATTTTTGTTTGCCAAATTAAGGAAACCTTTAAGAACATTCCGTTTGAGAAGgcttaaaaatgacaaaatcaaaacatgtgATGGGCCATCACACCACACCTTCAGAAACCTCAGGAGAGTCCCTGATATATTTTGAAATACCAATAGATGTATCTGTTATTTATGCAAACTGTAAAAACTAATTGCAAAGAATATAATCTACCAAAATTACCTGGGAAACAGCCTGCTTACACAATTGGTGTACAGTCTCATCGTTCATTATAACACCTACAGGGTATCAATAACATATACATAGTTGAAATTAGTAACTCAACATTGGTATCCATGTGAGATCAACAAATAGAATGCACAAAAAGGCCATGAAATCGGCTACGTTAGAATAATGATCAAAAATTTGTTGAAACTTAAAAATTGATTGTAAGAAGTTATTGACGTGCAATAGAAACTTGGGCATAGAAAGCACGAGCATATCCCACATCACCAGCTGTCTAAGGCATTGGAGCATCCTACTGTCTAGAAAAGTCATTGGTTTTTTGCCTACTTGAATTGATTTCCTTTCAGTTCtcagaaaacatttttaagaaagatcaacaattttcttttaaatataatagCAATATCTAAAATATCACATATATCTATCTTACCATCTTCTCGGACAATACCGTCATGGCCATCAGAGGAGTAAGGATCTAAAGCAACATCAGTGTAGATCACCTGATGAAAGacagatttaaaaaataaataaaataaaataaaacttttttaaaaatgtcatATTTCCAGATAGACAAAGAACTTTGACCTTAAAATCCATCTATAgcccaaaaaattaaatgaaggATAATGACTTACGAGATCAGGGTATTTGTCTTTGAGCAACCGTATTGCTCGAGGCACTAAACCATTGTCGTTGTATGCTTCATCTCCCGCCGAAGACTAAAAGCAAAAGGCCAATCATGATACATCATTATGTGGAACAGAAGAGAAAACCCATTCTTACCCCCTGCCCCCAAATCACCAaccaaatgaaaaagaaaagaaattagcGAATAAGAACCTTCAGAGCATCTGGAACTTTGGGGAAGAGCACAACACTATTGACACCGACATCCCGAGCCTTTCCAACCTGGTTCAGACAATGCTCACTCAAAAACTTGTCCGCAATTCAACAAAATAGATTACATTTAGATAATgcattgaaaattaaaaagtgcTCTAATTGGATATGCTAATTAGCTCTATCTAAGCAAAAGTTCATTCAGGATTTGTCTACTACCATATCAGCTCAAACTATAACTTCCAACTAGTTGTAAAAGTTCCTGGATACGTACAACTAACATCTAAATAGTTAAACTAGTCTAAAGAACCATGGAGAGGCGATATGATTCTAAACAGTTAACAGTAACTTAGTCATCTACTCATGAGTCATGATAGTTTCTAGCAAAGCTAAATCTTTAATAAAGTCTAACTTTCGTTGGGATACACCAGTAAACCTTTGAACTATTAGTGTATTACCTTGAGAATTAATGACTGGGATATAAAACGTAAATGCAAATAACTTTACTTATGTGTGACATGTAATATCATCGGTTAGAGTTAATATCACCTCTTCCACAAGTCCATGTCTCCACCCAAGCCTATAACATCCAGGCATAGCGCCAATAGGTGTGTCCTCCTCACCTGCAAGTTTCGTGAAATGACATATTCATATCATACAAATTGAGGCAGGTTTATGCATAAATGCAGCGCGAGCAcacacatgagagagagagagagagagagatgcataTAACCAGAAACGTAAACTACAAAGGAAAGGTTCACATCAATACCAACCTTCATGAATAAAAAGTGGATAGACAAAATTTGCAGGTGATAATTGTGTCTCCTGGAACGCTGCCCGCAGTACAGGTGACTTGCGGTTACGACGAGGACGTCGATTCAGTGGCTGACACAAACCAAAAACAATCACCAAGGCAGGGGTTGCAGTTGCCAATAATGATGCTCAAATCCACACAATACAAAGCCATTCAATCAAATCCAACATTTCACATTTTGACGTTCTAAAACTTTTAATATTGAATCAGTCATTTTTTACTTTCTAATACTTCTAAACCTACTTCCCCAGATTACACcgaatatgattggatcataaTACTATGTTTGTTCAGGCTATCTAACAAGGTTATCCAAATGATATCCCAATGCTAATATACTCACAAGTGAAGGGACCACAGGAGTTCCAACTGGTGCTGCCGGCTTGCGGGGCACAGGAGGGGCTTTCGGCACGTTCCCAGCCACAACAGCAGCCTCACATTCCTCATCACTCAATCCCATCTTCTTAACTGGTCCATCATTCTTCTCACTCGCTCTTACAACGAAAAGACGAGGCCGGCGAGCTGTTGTTCCAGTCCTAACACAATTGAACTTCAAATTCCTTGATGGTCTAAGTCCAATATAGTTCTGGCAATCCAAACCCTTAATTGCTTGAACATTGCAAGGCACATTAACGATACTCGAGGCCATAGATTATCCCAATACTAACCGAATGTCTGTAGCGTGAACATACACACAAAACAGCAACGATCATAATCAAAAGGTCggatatttaaatataaaatttgagaatttccGATTCTATGTTTTTCTATTAACACCAGAAGCTAATTGAATTCAAAagcatctttttttcttcaattgacgtctgtttggttgctgagaaagccgaggaaaaaaaatttaagaggggCCGATACTTATATAAAATTTGAGAAAGCGGAGCAAAAGAAACGAAATGTCCAAAGTTTTCTACTAAGATTTCAAAGAAATTTCGCCAAAAAGTTGTCTCACGCTCAACAACCAAAAGTTGTCTCACGCTCAACAACCAAACGCCTTTCTCTACTCTTTCTTCCTAAGCAGccaaacagaaaacaagaaacCTTAGACAGATCCCGCGAGAAAGTGGTGGAAAACCTTACCTTGGATGCGAAGAAGCCGCGGGAGATCTCGAGAGGACCTTATCGGATGAGGGGAAACTGAGGGAAGCCAATGAGAGGAGGGCTGTACGCAAAAGATGAGTGAGGACGCTGGCATTTGATTATCTTTCTGTCGTATTCGTGTCCACCACCTAACCACTCTAAAAGCCAGACAACCTTACTGCTGGACGGCGACGGAT from Corylus avellana chromosome ca6, CavTom2PMs-1.0 includes the following:
- the LOC132183706 gene encoding delta-aminolevulinic acid dehydratase, chloroplastic-like isoform X2, coding for MASSIVNVPCNVQAIKGLDCQNYIGLRPSRNLKFNCVRTGTTARRPRLFVVRASEKNDGPVKKMGLSDEECEAAVVAGNVPKAPPVPRKPAAPVGTPVVPSLPLNRRPRRNRKSPVLRAAFQETQLSPANFVYPLFIHEGEEDTPIGAMPGCYRLGWRHGLVEEVGKARDVGVNSVVLFPKVPDALKSSAGDEAYNDNGLVPRAIRLLKDKYPDLVIYTDVALDPYSSDGHDGIVREDGVIMNDETVHQLCKQAVSQARAGADVVSPSDMMDGRIGAIREALDAEGFQHVSIMSYTAKYASSFYGPFREALDSNPRFGDKKTYQMNPANYREALVETHEDESEGADILLVKPGLPYLDIIRLLRDNSSLPIAAYQVSGEYSMIKAGGVLKMIDEEKVMMESLMCLRRAGADIILTYFALQAAKCLCGEKRI
- the LOC132183706 gene encoding delta-aminolevulinic acid dehydratase, chloroplastic-like isoform X1, with amino-acid sequence MASSIVNVPCNVQAIKGLDCQNYIGLRPSRNLKFNCVRTGTTARRPRLFVVRASEKNDGPVKKMGLSDEECEAAVVAGNVPKAPPVPRKPAAPVGTPVVPSLPLNRRPRRNRKSPVLRAAFQETQLSPANFVYPLFIHEGEEDTPIGAMPGCYRLGWRHGLVEEVGKARDVGVNSVVLFPKVPDALKSSAGDEAYNDNGLVPRAIRLLKDKYPDLVIYTDVALDPYSSDGHDGIVREDGVIMNDETVHQLCKQAVSQARAGADVVSPSDMMDGRIGAIREALDAEGFQHVSIMSYTAKYASSFYGPFREALDSNPRFGDKKTYQMNPANYREALVETHEDESEGADILLVKPGLPYLDIIRLLRDNSSLPIAAYQVSGEYSMIKAGGVLKMIDEEKVMMESLMCLRRAGADIILTYFALQAAKCLCGEKRMMKKEQLYL
- the LOC132183706 gene encoding delta-aminolevulinic acid dehydratase, chloroplastic-like isoform X3 — protein: MASSIVNVPCNVQAIKGLDCQNYIGLRPSRNLKFNCVRTGTTARRPRLFVVRASEKNDGPVKKMGLSDEECEAAVVAGNVPKAPPVPRKPAAPVGTPVVPSLPLNRRPRRNRKSPVLRAAFQETQLSPANFVYPLFIHEGEEDTPIGAMPGCYRLGWRHGLVEEVGKARDVGVNSVVLFPKVPDALKSSAGDEAYNDNGLVPRAIRLLKDKYPDLVIYTDVALDPYSSDGHDGIVREDGVIMNDETVHQLCKQAVSQARAGADVVSPSDMMDGRIGAIREALDAEGFQHVSIMSYTAKYASSFYGPFREALDSNPRFGDKKTYQMNPANYREALVETHEDESEGADILLVKPGLPYLDIIRLLRDNSSLPIAAYQVSGEYSMIKAGGVLKMIDEEKVMMESLMCLRRAGADIILTYFALQAAKCLCGEKR